Proteins found in one Thalassomonas actiniarum genomic segment:
- a CDS encoding aldo/keto reductase, with product MSRVIANKSVAAVGLGCMGMSEFYGDRNDTESLKTLHAALEMGYNHFDTADMYGQGHNEELVGQFVKDLGAKRDDVVIASKFGIRRDPNDKYNLIIDNSRDYVRAACEASLKRLNVEAIDIYYMHRRNPDTPIEEPMEALAELVKEGKIKAIGLSEVSVETLKRAQKVHHVEALQSEYSLWSRDIEQNILPACKELGTNFVAYSPLGRGFLTGGITQADIQKADVSKDFRAKLPRFQDENIEKNLELVAKVQEISKGLNCTPAQLALAWLLEQYDNLHVIPGTKRVKYLADNFGALNVDLTPDIVMNLSGIFASENIHGARYPQAILDGTNL from the coding sequence ATGAGTAGAGTAATTGCAAATAAATCTGTCGCAGCCGTTGGTTTGGGCTGTATGGGCATGAGTGAGTTTTACGGTGATCGCAACGATACCGAATCGCTGAAAACTTTACATGCGGCGCTGGAAATGGGTTACAACCATTTTGATACCGCCGACATGTACGGCCAGGGCCATAACGAAGAATTAGTCGGTCAGTTCGTCAAAGATCTGGGAGCAAAGCGTGATGATGTAGTGATCGCGTCCAAGTTTGGTATCCGCCGCGACCCTAATGACAAGTACAATCTGATTATCGATAACAGCCGCGATTACGTCCGTGCTGCCTGTGAAGCGTCTTTGAAGCGTTTAAATGTTGAAGCTATCGATATTTATTACATGCACAGACGTAACCCCGACACGCCTATCGAAGAGCCGATGGAAGCTTTGGCGGAATTGGTCAAAGAAGGTAAAATCAAGGCCATCGGTCTGTCGGAAGTATCGGTAGAAACCTTAAAGCGTGCCCAAAAAGTACATCATGTAGAAGCCCTGCAAAGCGAGTATTCTTTATGGTCGCGTGATATCGAGCAAAACATCTTGCCGGCCTGTAAAGAGTTAGGCACCAACTTTGTTGCTTACAGCCCGTTAGGCCGTGGTTTCTTAACTGGCGGCATCACCCAGGCAGATATCCAAAAAGCCGATGTCAGCAAAGACTTCCGCGCCAAACTGCCACGCTTCCAGGACGAAAACATCGAGAAAAACCTGGAGTTGGTGGCTAAAGTACAGGAAATCAGCAAAGGCCTGAACTGTACCCCGGCCCAGCTAGCTCTGGCCTGGTTGTTAGAGCAATACGACAACCTGCACGTTATCCCGGGCACCAAGCGGGTGAAATACCTGGCAGACAACTTCGGCGCCCTCAATGTCGACCTGACGCCGGATATCGTGATGAACCTGAGCGGTATTTTTGCCAGCGAAAATATTCACGGCGCCCGCTACCCCCAAGCCATTTTAGACGGCACTAACCTCTAA
- a CDS encoding HAD family hydrolase, which translates to MWLHNLDTSKPCAFFDVDNTLISIKSMFSFLNYLQEKTKLIPQQVTDEMQVELKQMFAAKERRENINAHYYRVFAGVSVAELAELGRKWYRQVADKADFFHPHALAKLKQHQQEGYNLVFVSGSGLAMLQPLAEALGVNTVLCAPQEQKEGRYTGKLVDQPCIGEGKAHYIRRYLRLFTDVAARSVAYGDDISDFPMLATVGRGYLVSPSELTRAANQQQEFTILEIEQEAA; encoded by the coding sequence ATGTGGCTGCATAACCTGGATACCAGCAAACCCTGCGCTTTTTTTGATGTCGACAACACCCTGATTTCCATTAAAAGCATGTTCAGTTTTTTAAATTATTTGCAGGAAAAAACCAAGCTGATCCCGCAGCAGGTGACGGACGAAATGCAGGTGGAGCTTAAGCAGATGTTCGCCGCCAAAGAGCGGCGGGAAAACATCAATGCCCATTATTACCGGGTGTTTGCCGGGGTGTCTGTGGCTGAACTGGCCGAGCTGGGACGCAAATGGTATCGGCAGGTGGCGGATAAGGCGGACTTTTTCCATCCCCATGCCCTGGCGAAGCTGAAGCAGCACCAGCAAGAGGGATACAACCTGGTGTTTGTTTCCGGCTCCGGCCTGGCCATGCTGCAGCCGTTGGCAGAGGCCTTAGGGGTGAATACCGTGTTATGCGCTCCCCAGGAGCAAAAGGAGGGTCGCTATACCGGCAAGCTGGTGGACCAACCCTGTATCGGCGAAGGCAAGGCCCATTATATCCGCCGTTATTTAAGGCTGTTTACCGATGTTGCCGCCAGGTCGGTGGCTTATGGCGACGATATCAGCGACTTCCCTATGTTGGCGACGGTTGGCCGGGGATACCTGGTAAGTCCGAGCGAACTCACCCGGGCGGCGAACCAACAACAAGAGTTTACTATTTTAGAAATCGAGCAGGAGGCGGCATAA
- a CDS encoding AfsA-related hotdog domain-containing protein, translating into MTTENMIIVGDKFECFAENEGVLTASEALHILKHQLLSDKKIRFKLGQGLSEAQVSQLVKTAQDTGVSNLLEFNETAKSGRNYVHKHQQRNSMLGLPRRICESKFELDIMLDDACDEMGDHVTGHHVQGMVITEAARQAFLTITEAFFLKDNDFSSYFVINTLNSQYTSFMFPLPATIEYEIVEHKEKKAGAHFFDVVMNVVQNGVVCSVVTTSFSTYNAGWLEKKEAAMACNAIKYVVNNEDEQNVAA; encoded by the coding sequence ATGACTACTGAAAATATGATTATTGTTGGCGACAAGTTCGAGTGTTTCGCGGAAAACGAGGGGGTATTAACGGCAAGTGAAGCCCTGCATATATTAAAGCACCAGCTGTTAAGCGATAAAAAAATCCGCTTTAAATTAGGTCAGGGGTTAAGTGAAGCACAAGTTTCCCAACTGGTTAAAACGGCACAGGATACCGGTGTAAGCAACTTATTAGAGTTTAATGAAACTGCCAAGTCAGGGCGTAATTATGTGCATAAACATCAGCAACGTAACTCTATGTTAGGTTTGCCGCGCCGCATTTGTGAGAGCAAGTTTGAACTGGACATTATGCTTGACGATGCCTGTGACGAGATGGGGGATCATGTTACCGGACACCACGTACAGGGCATGGTGATCACCGAAGCGGCGCGCCAGGCGTTTCTGACCATCACAGAGGCGTTTTTCCTTAAAGACAATGACTTCTCCAGCTATTTTGTTATCAACACCTTAAACAGCCAGTACACCAGCTTTATGTTCCCGCTGCCTGCGACCATAGAGTACGAAATTGTTGAACATAAAGAGAAAAAAGCGGGCGCACATTTCTTTGATGTGGTGATGAATGTCGTGCAAAACGGTGTTGTCTGCTCTGTGGTCACCACCAGTTTCAGCACTTATAACGCCGGCTGGTTAGAGAAAAAAGAAGCCGCTATGGCCTGTAATGCCATCAAATATGTGGTTAACAATGAGGATGAGCAGAATGTGGCTGCATAA
- a CDS encoding SDR family oxidoreductase, which translates to MSNILIIGAAGANGQATLHALFAKADLTDHIIAGVRSEEKAKALKNLYPQLETRVFDIERADELNSAMQGVDKVFYIPGNIEPRELHAKAVIDTALAHESVKDFVFYSVFGAEYEGVLFARQFRYGEKYLEDSRLNWTHLRTIFFQDNLLGWAEDVKNGTLHLGTGKGRFAPLLVQDIGEIAANILTSQGHAGKAYNITGPELVSGVEIAEIFANELGKTVSHISPDNATTLSALTGSGWPEWQAKGMVELFNAFADDQAAMVSPDGEQLLGRPLTPLKAFVKANKASFS; encoded by the coding sequence ATGAGCAATATTCTTATTATCGGCGCGGCAGGAGCTAATGGTCAGGCAACACTTCACGCTTTATTTGCTAAGGCGGATTTAACGGATCATATTATCGCCGGTGTGCGCAGTGAAGAAAAAGCCAAGGCGCTGAAAAACCTTTATCCGCAGCTGGAAACCCGGGTATTTGATATCGAACGTGCCGATGAACTGAACTCGGCAATGCAGGGAGTGGATAAGGTTTTTTATATTCCCGGCAACATCGAGCCGCGGGAACTGCATGCCAAGGCCGTGATTGATACCGCCCTGGCCCATGAAAGCGTCAAAGATTTTGTCTTTTATTCGGTATTCGGCGCCGAATATGAAGGTGTTTTATTTGCCCGTCAGTTCCGCTACGGTGAGAAATACCTGGAAGATAGCCGTTTGAACTGGACGCACCTAAGAACCATTTTCTTCCAGGATAACCTGCTGGGCTGGGCGGAAGACGTGAAAAACGGCACCTTGCATTTAGGTACAGGCAAAGGCCGTTTTGCTCCTTTACTGGTACAAGACATAGGTGAAATTGCTGCCAACATCCTGACCAGCCAGGGGCATGCCGGTAAAGCCTATAATATTACCGGGCCTGAGCTGGTTTCAGGTGTTGAGATTGCCGAAATCTTTGCTAATGAGCTGGGGAAAACCGTCAGCCATATCTCACCGGATAATGCCACGACTTTGAGTGCGCTGACCGGCAGCGGCTGGCCAGAATGGCAGGCGAAAGGCATGGTGGAATTATTTAACGCTTTTGCCGATGACCAGGCGGCCATGGTAAGTCCTGACGGCGAACAGTTATTGGGGCGTCCGTTAACGCCGCTGAAAGCCTTTGTTAAAGCTAATAAAGCCAGCTTCAGCTAA
- a CDS encoding LysR family transcriptional regulator, with product MSKMPITIEALLVIDAIDRRQSFAKAAEEMNKATSALSYIMQKLEENLGITLFERQGRRSVLTAAGKVVLEEGRQILQASSQLVEKARETSTGWETHLKIAIESTGNYKVFFTVLQDFLKEHPSIEVEVTECVLSGGWDALEHNQIDLVVGAPGPIPLLKGFRSVPMAKAEMVPVIAAHHEYAEFAEDGKSMLAVLSKIRRIVIPDTSKLNVTRSAGLTNGYQKLYVQNMDQKMAALRAGLGVGHLPRKRIVEDLANGTLLELKLDPANDLESFLAWKISNKGKALRALTQLLEQADWSDG from the coding sequence ATGAGCAAAATGCCCATCACTATTGAAGCATTGCTTGTGATAGATGCCATAGACAGGCGACAAAGTTTTGCCAAAGCTGCGGAAGAAATGAACAAGGCGACGTCGGCTTTATCCTATATAATGCAAAAACTTGAAGAAAATCTTGGCATTACCTTGTTTGAACGCCAGGGCCGCCGCTCGGTGCTCACCGCAGCCGGTAAAGTGGTGCTCGAAGAAGGGCGGCAGATCCTCCAGGCCAGCAGCCAGCTGGTGGAAAAAGCCCGGGAAACCTCCACCGGCTGGGAAACCCATCTTAAAATCGCCATTGAATCTACCGGCAACTACAAAGTCTTTTTTACTGTCTTGCAGGACTTTCTTAAGGAGCATCCGAGCATAGAAGTTGAGGTTACCGAATGTGTGCTCAGCGGCGGCTGGGATGCCCTGGAGCATAACCAGATTGATCTGGTGGTCGGTGCCCCCGGTCCTATTCCCCTGCTGAAAGGTTTCCGCTCGGTGCCTATGGCGAAAGCAGAAATGGTGCCGGTGATTGCGGCACATCATGAATATGCCGAATTTGCCGAAGACGGTAAGTCTATGCTGGCGGTATTATCAAAAATCAGGCGTATCGTGATCCCCGATACCTCGAAATTGAATGTAACTCGTTCAGCTGGACTGACCAATGGTTACCAGAAGCTTTATGTGCAAAACATGGATCAAAAAATGGCGGCCTTGCGCGCCGGTTTGGGGGTCGGGCATTTGCCGCGCAAGCGTATCGTAGAAGATCTTGCCAACGGCACCTTGCTGGAATTAAAATTGGATCCCGCCAATGATTTGGAAAGTTTTCTCGCCTGGAAAATCAGTAATAAAGGTAAAGCATTACGGGCGCTTACCCAGCTGCTGGAGCAGGCGGACTGGAGTGATGGCTGA
- the hppD gene encoding 4-hydroxyphenylpyruvate dioxygenase, which produces MKNQIKFIEFCAAEAGELLRAFGRLGLNYSGKHKTKNIFLFEQGDITFIANCERTGYAAEHCAEHGPSIVSLGLQMQDDTIMDKAAALGYQTFTAREAKTGITLPSIVGPGNVLVRTFSENSWNEFKTIHFDMQPSELFRPDYCLLNIDHIAVNARKGNLEAWREFYFNVFDFIETSDFIIQGKQTAFRCNPTASQCGNIKIVLNEDFEDGSQISEFIQANNGDGIQHIAFKSSSMPYSVSRLVDNEINFMKTPDSYYDLIDGRIPGHGENVEELRKHNILIDNDRYDKNAILLQVFTESLIGPIFFELIHRKGNEGFGEGNVKALFEAVELDQRKRGLLA; this is translated from the coding sequence GTGAAAAATCAAATTAAATTTATTGAGTTTTGTGCCGCAGAAGCAGGCGAATTATTACGTGCTTTTGGTCGCTTAGGACTAAACTATTCCGGCAAGCATAAAACGAAAAACATCTTTTTATTCGAGCAAGGCGACATTACCTTTATCGCCAACTGTGAAAGAACGGGTTATGCAGCCGAGCATTGTGCAGAACACGGACCGTCAATCGTTTCTCTTGGCTTACAAATGCAAGACGATACCATCATGGACAAAGCAGCGGCACTGGGTTACCAGACCTTTACCGCACGGGAAGCCAAAACCGGCATCACCCTGCCTTCAATCGTCGGCCCCGGCAATGTCTTAGTGCGCACTTTCTCGGAAAACAGCTGGAATGAGTTCAAAACCATCCATTTCGACATGCAACCGTCAGAGTTATTCCGCCCGGATTATTGCCTGCTCAACATAGATCATATCGCGGTAAACGCCCGCAAAGGTAATCTTGAAGCCTGGCGTGAGTTTTATTTCAACGTGTTTGATTTTATTGAAACCTCTGACTTTATCATTCAAGGCAAGCAAACGGCTTTCCGTTGTAACCCTACCGCTTCCCAATGCGGCAATATCAAAATCGTACTTAACGAAGATTTTGAAGACGGCTCGCAAATTTCAGAATTTATCCAGGCCAATAACGGCGACGGTATCCAGCATATCGCCTTCAAATCTTCCAGCATGCCTTACAGCGTAAGCCGCCTGGTGGATAATGAAATCAACTTTATGAAGACACCGGACAGCTATTATGATCTCATTGACGGCCGCATCCCGGGACACGGTGAAAATGTTGAGGAATTAAGAAAGCACAACATCTTGATCGATAACGACAGATACGACAAAAACGCTATCTTGTTGCAGGTCTTCACAGAATCCTTAATCGGCCCTATTTTCTTCGAACTTATCCACCGTAAAGGCAATGAAGGATTTGGCGAAGGCAATGTTAAAGCCCTGTTCGAAGCGGTTGAACTCGACCAACGCAAGCGCGGTTTGCTTGCTTAA
- a CDS encoding FAD-dependent oxidoreductase, which translates to MREFTQRSTSQQSSYPVVVVGAGPIGLALAVDLAQRNINVVLIDQKTKVGRGSRAVTFSKRSLEIFDKLGVGDQITDHGTQWSISRTYFGDEMIDAKNLQPEQGLKRPAYVNLQQYHVEDYLVKRAQQLPNLEMRWGTKLLSHQQDEQGVQLNLEDPEGEYQLNAQYMVAADGAHSPIRKAMNLKFDGREFKDRFLIVDAVMEADYAPERHFWFSPSFHEGHSVLLHKQPDNIWRIDFQLGWDSDPEVEVEEERVKQRLYKMLGDDAKFELKWVSVYTFECRQMSNFKHGRTLFIGDAAHRVSPFGARGANSGFQDADNLSWKLARVINDQATDALLESYSEERHTGAMKNLQESSRSTDFITPKSKQSFRFRDAVLTLAKTHHSAKQMINSGRLSTATDHLDSSLNGDSDAMTGGILPGQVALDASITTAAGPAWLLEQLAGNFALIHFGEPSEQQLKDFDLLTEIDQSLRLLVVAKQIRQTGDKRIQHLVDQDGLMAQRYLGNESGEQGTTYLIRPDDFVAGRWLSWNKEKIQSTFAGCLK; encoded by the coding sequence ATGAGAGAGTTTACGCAACGCTCTACGAGCCAGCAAAGCAGCTACCCTGTGGTTGTGGTCGGTGCCGGTCCTATTGGACTCGCCTTAGCCGTCGACCTGGCTCAACGTAATATCAATGTGGTTTTAATCGATCAAAAAACCAAGGTCGGCCGGGGCTCCCGGGCGGTAACCTTTTCCAAAAGATCTTTGGAAATCTTCGACAAGCTAGGGGTCGGCGATCAGATCACCGACCATGGTACCCAATGGTCCATCAGCCGCACTTACTTTGGCGATGAAATGATCGACGCCAAAAACCTGCAACCGGAACAGGGCCTTAAACGCCCTGCATACGTGAACCTACAGCAATACCATGTTGAAGATTACCTGGTAAAAAGGGCGCAGCAATTACCCAATCTGGAAATGCGCTGGGGCACAAAACTGCTTTCCCACCAGCAGGATGAACAAGGGGTACAACTTAACCTTGAAGATCCCGAAGGTGAATACCAGTTAAACGCCCAATATATGGTGGCGGCAGACGGCGCCCACAGCCCGATCCGCAAAGCCATGAACCTGAAATTTGACGGCCGCGAATTTAAAGATCGCTTCCTGATTGTTGATGCAGTGATGGAAGCCGACTATGCCCCGGAAAGGCATTTCTGGTTTTCACCGAGTTTCCACGAAGGCCACTCTGTGTTGCTGCACAAGCAACCGGATAATATCTGGCGTATTGATTTCCAGCTCGGCTGGGACAGCGATCCGGAAGTGGAAGTCGAAGAAGAAAGAGTCAAACAGCGTTTATATAAAATGCTCGGCGACGATGCCAAATTCGAACTTAAGTGGGTCAGCGTTTATACCTTTGAATGTCGCCAGATGAGCAACTTCAAACACGGCCGCACCCTCTTTATCGGTGATGCCGCCCACAGGGTTTCTCCTTTTGGCGCCCGCGGTGCCAACAGCGGTTTCCAGGATGCCGACAACCTCAGCTGGAAACTGGCCCGGGTCATTAACGACCAGGCCACAGACGCCCTGCTTGAGAGCTACAGTGAAGAACGCCATACCGGCGCCATGAAAAATCTGCAGGAATCAAGCCGCAGCACTGACTTTATTACCCCTAAGTCAAAGCAAAGCTTCCGTTTCCGGGATGCGGTGCTGACCTTGGCAAAAACCCATCACAGCGCCAAACAGATGATCAACAGCGGCCGCTTATCTACCGCCACAGATCACCTGGACTCTTCGTTAAACGGTGACAGTGATGCCATGACCGGCGGTATCTTACCCGGTCAGGTCGCTCTGGACGCCTCCATCACCACAGCCGCCGGCCCTGCCTGGCTGTTGGAACAGTTGGCGGGCAACTTCGCCCTGATACACTTTGGCGAGCCGAGTGAGCAGCAGCTAAAAGACTTTGACTTATTAACTGAAATCGACCAAAGCCTGCGTTTATTAGTTGTTGCGAAACAAATTCGCCAAACGGGTGACAAACGTATTCAACACCTTGTTGACCAGGACGGCTTAATGGCTCAGCGCTATCTTGGCAATGAAAGCGGTGAACAGGGCACTACCTACCTGATCCGCCCCGATGACTTTGTCGCCGGCCGCTGGCTCAGCTGGAATAAAGAGAAGATCCAATCAACATTTGCAGGATGCCTGAAATGA
- a CDS encoding DUF2783 domain-containing protein, translated as MKHQDENVMNNDNLTNEAKHDWDEVYARLIASHEGLTEEQSARLNSSLILLMLKHVPALEQIQAYLDESRAFSLAPPVKE; from the coding sequence ATGAAGCACCAGGATGAAAATGTGATGAACAATGACAACCTCACCAATGAAGCAAAACATGACTGGGATGAAGTGTATGCCCGCTTGATTGCCAGCCATGAAGGCTTAACGGAAGAACAGTCGGCACGGCTCAATTCCAGCCTGATATTGCTGATGCTTAAGCACGTTCCCGCGCTTGAGCAGATACAGGCATATCTGGACGAATCCAGGGCTTTTTCATTGGCGCCGCCAGTAAAAGAATAA
- a CDS encoding multicopper oxidase family protein has protein sequence MSKKLFLSSLIATAFIGTSGSTLAFHTEHGHNSQHKVVKKVLTTEQQKLNIELKEKGDGAYYFPYNFYNPRHIRNKNSLQQVGTEVSDEVLDQLTGDVSEKDVAELKNHIDGANKNRTFGYPTNYDHPAFANPKQVTSDQSGDLKYDLNVQYGNHKFRTLQQGKQVTKDLHLRGYGGELVGPTFVVKPGDTLKIRMNNLLPPETHRMECDMSDPNAHCDHTTPHAFNTTNLHTHGLHVDPNGKSDNVFVKLEGGESFDYEIHIPEDHAAGTFWYHAHVHGSTTVQVASGVHGAIIVRGDYDEIPQIAQAKERIMMLQTMAFDENGEIEDNENYFVEKWHPEGWANGWHTSINGQVMPEIIMQPGSTELWRFVHAGIREYMNLQLVNACDSQYNVPLVQLAADGIPFRKKRLSDDKGAFIAPGYRSDVMVKPRRRGVYYLIDASVEGATELPASYCHKNRETEEFTFDESAQNILARVTVTGERHRMRLPRNKQLKQLTRPRQIEDSELSDEIEYSVFNINPKEGVDPSDEAQFVGANFDFTINGKTFDPADVRELKYGTAQTWKLSSLFYFHPYHIHVNPFEVITRDDSGNITDRYWRDTMLVWPADAGQDPEDAVVEIRTRYEDFKGSFVMHCHILDHEDRGMMEKVEIK, from the coding sequence ATGAGTAAGAAGTTATTTCTGAGTTCGCTGATCGCTACCGCGTTTATCGGCACTTCAGGCAGTACTTTGGCTTTTCATACTGAACACGGGCATAACAGCCAGCACAAAGTCGTAAAGAAAGTATTAACCACAGAACAGCAAAAACTCAATATCGAGTTAAAAGAGAAAGGTGACGGGGCTTATTACTTCCCGTATAACTTTTATAATCCGCGTCATATCCGCAACAAAAACTCCCTGCAACAGGTAGGTACTGAAGTCAGCGATGAAGTGCTGGATCAGTTAACCGGCGATGTTTCAGAGAAAGATGTCGCGGAATTGAAAAACCATATCGACGGTGCCAATAAAAACCGTACTTTTGGTTACCCGACCAACTATGATCACCCGGCTTTTGCCAATCCAAAGCAAGTGACTTCCGACCAGTCCGGCGATTTAAAATATGATCTGAACGTACAATACGGCAATCATAAATTCAGAACTTTGCAGCAGGGCAAGCAAGTCACTAAAGACCTGCACTTGCGCGGCTATGGCGGTGAATTGGTGGGACCAACTTTTGTGGTTAAACCGGGCGATACTTTAAAAATCCGCATGAACAACTTATTGCCGCCGGAAACCCATAGAATGGAATGCGACATGAGCGATCCTAACGCCCATTGCGATCACACCACGCCGCATGCCTTCAATACCACCAATTTGCACACCCACGGCTTACACGTTGACCCGAACGGGAAAAGTGACAATGTTTTCGTGAAGCTCGAAGGCGGCGAGTCATTCGACTACGAAATCCATATTCCTGAAGATCATGCCGCCGGTACTTTCTGGTACCACGCCCATGTTCACGGTTCCACTACGGTACAGGTAGCCAGTGGTGTTCACGGCGCCATTATCGTGCGCGGCGACTATGATGAAATACCGCAAATCGCCCAGGCAAAAGAGCGCATCATGATGCTGCAAACCATGGCCTTTGACGAAAACGGTGAAATTGAAGATAACGAAAACTATTTCGTTGAAAAATGGCATCCGGAAGGCTGGGCCAACGGCTGGCATACGTCAATCAACGGCCAGGTTATGCCTGAGATCATCATGCAGCCGGGCAGCACGGAATTATGGCGTTTTGTTCACGCCGGTATCCGTGAATACATGAACCTGCAGCTGGTGAATGCCTGTGACAGCCAATATAACGTGCCTTTAGTGCAGTTGGCGGCCGATGGTATTCCGTTCCGTAAAAAACGTCTATCCGACGACAAGGGCGCTTTTATTGCCCCGGGTTACCGCTCAGATGTCATGGTGAAGCCAAGACGTCGCGGTGTTTATTACCTGATCGACGCTTCGGTTGAAGGTGCTACCGAATTACCGGCCAGCTACTGCCATAAAAACCGCGAAACCGAAGAGTTCACCTTCGACGAATCCGCCCAGAATATCCTGGCCCGGGTAACGGTTACCGGCGAACGTCACCGCATGCGTCTGCCGCGCAATAAGCAGCTGAAACAACTGACCCGTCCAAGACAGATCGAAGACAGCGAATTAAGCGATGAAATTGAATACTCAGTATTTAATATCAACCCTAAAGAAGGTGTAGATCCAAGTGATGAAGCCCAGTTTGTCGGCGCCAACTTCGACTTCACCATCAACGGAAAAACCTTTGATCCTGCTGATGTACGCGAGTTGAAATATGGTACCGCGCAAACCTGGAAGTTAAGCTCGCTGTTCTATTTCCACCCGTACCACATCCATGTCAATCCGTTCGAAGTGATCACCCGTGATGACAGCGGTAATATCACCGACCGTTACTGGCGTGATACTATGCTGGTATGGCCTGCCGATGCCGGCCAGGATCCTGAAGACGCGGTTGTGGAAATCCGTACCCGCTATGAAGACTTCAAAGGTTCCTTCGTGATGCATTGCCACATTCTCGATCACGAAGATCGTGGTATGATGGAAAAAGTCGAAATCAAATAA
- a CDS encoding pyridoxal-phosphate-dependent aminotransferase family protein, with product MNFTSFHPTPRTLMGPGPSDVSPRVLSALSRPTIGHLDPEFVAMMDELKALLKYAFQTENELTMPVSAPGSAGMETCFVNLIEPGEKVIVCVNGVFGTRMVENVERIGATAIVVNDDWGKPVDLEKVKKAFSEHPDAACLAFVHAETSTGVLSDAKALCQIARDNGALSIVDAVTSLGGVELRVDDWGIDAVYSGSQKCLSCVPGISPVSFSPKAVEKLKGRKTKVPSWFLDQSLVMNYWGGEGKRTYHHTAPVNAMYALHESLLLLKQEGLENAWQRHKDQHELLKKGLTELGIEFIVDEAYRLPQLNTVVIPAGVDDAEVRGKLLNNYNLEIGAGLGIFAGKAWRIGLMGYAAREENVALCLTALKSALAK from the coding sequence ATGAATTTTACTTCCTTTCACCCGACACCGCGCACCTTGATGGGCCCGGGCCCAAGCGATGTTTCACCCCGGGTTTTATCCGCCCTGAGCCGCCCGACCATAGGTCATTTAGACCCCGAGTTCGTCGCTATGATGGACGAGCTTAAAGCCCTGTTAAAGTATGCTTTTCAGACCGAAAATGAATTAACCATGCCGGTATCGGCCCCGGGCTCTGCCGGCATGGAAACCTGCTTTGTCAACCTGATTGAGCCGGGTGAGAAAGTCATTGTGTGTGTTAACGGCGTTTTCGGCACCCGTATGGTGGAAAATGTCGAGCGTATCGGCGCTACCGCCATTGTCGTCAATGACGACTGGGGCAAGCCGGTTGATCTCGAGAAAGTAAAAAAAGCCTTCAGTGAACATCCGGATGCCGCCTGCCTGGCTTTTGTCCATGCGGAAACCTCTACCGGCGTTTTATCCGATGCCAAGGCCTTATGTCAGATCGCCCGCGATAACGGCGCTTTATCTATTGTTGATGCGGTCACCTCCCTTGGCGGTGTCGAATTAAGAGTCGATGACTGGGGCATAGATGCTGTCTATTCCGGCAGCCAGAAATGTCTTTCCTGCGTTCCCGGTATCTCGCCGGTCAGTTTTAGCCCGAAAGCGGTAGAAAAGCTTAAAGGCCGTAAAACCAAAGTACCGAGCTGGTTCCTGGACCAGTCGCTGGTTATGAATTACTGGGGCGGCGAAGGTAAACGCACCTATCACCATACCGCACCGGTTAATGCCATGTACGCCCTGCACGAATCCTTGTTGTTATTAAAACAGGAAGGTCTGGAAAATGCCTGGCAGCGCCATAAAGATCAGCATGAGCTGCTGAAAAAAGGCTTAACCGAGTTAGGCATAGAATTTATCGTGGACGAAGCCTACCGCTTGCCGCAGTTAAATACCGTAGTGATCCCGGCCGGTGTCGATGATGCAGAAGTCAGGGGCAAATTACTTAACAATTACAACCTGGAAATTGGTGCAGGTTTAGGTATTTTTGCCGGTAAAGCCTGGCGTA